Proteins found in one Vicinamibacteria bacterium genomic segment:
- a CDS encoding nuclear transport factor 2 family protein, with translation MSSITETAREFFEACESGEGWEACKKYCTADATFSAQAEPLADVKTLEQYTEWMKGLAAIMSNAGYDLKSFATDEKRNNVCAFAVFHATHTGEGGPVPPTGKSVDTDYVYVMDFEGGKIRHMTKIWHAGLALKALGWVA, from the coding sequence ATGTCTTCGATCACCGAAACCGCCCGGGAGTTCTTCGAGGCTTGTGAATCTGGCGAAGGCTGGGAAGCGTGCAAGAAGTACTGCACTGCCGATGCGACTTTTTCCGCTCAAGCGGAGCCACTCGCCGATGTCAAGACCCTGGAGCAATACACCGAGTGGATGAAGGGACTGGCCGCCATCATGTCCAACGCCGGTTACGATTTGAAATCGTTCGCCACCGACGAGAAGCGAAACAATGTGTGCGCTTTTGCCGTCTTCCACGCCACGCACACCGGAGAAGGTGGCCCCGTCCCGCCGACGGGCAAGAGCGTCGATACGGACTATGTCTACGTGATGGACTTCGAGGGAGGCAAGATTCGCCACATGACGAAGATCTGGCACGCAGGATTGGCGTTGAAAGCTCTCGGGTGGGTCGCCTGA